Proteins encoded together in one Chelonoidis abingdonii isolate Lonesome George chromosome 1, CheloAbing_2.0, whole genome shotgun sequence window:
- the LOC116824191 gene encoding olfactory receptor 52K2-like, whose translation MSESNKTDFTNPSTFILLGIPGLEMAHVWISIPFCTMYIIAILENFIILFIVKTEPSLHGPMYYFLCMLAGSDLVVSMSIVPKILSIFWFNSREINFSACLTQMYFIHCFSALESGILVAMALDRYVAICDPLRHSTILRNPVVVKIGLAMVLRSTMVILPFPLLARWWPYCRTNIIPEPFCAHIAVVKLACANTRVSSYYDLFVLFSVTGPDVFFITVSYIQILRVIFCLHTKNTRLKTLGTCSSHLCVILVFYIPRLSSSVMYQFGQNVAIHFHVLFANMFLLLPPMLNPIIYGVMTREIRDRLLLLFTNKGT comes from the coding sequence ATGTCAGAGTCCAACAAAACTGATTTCACCAATCCCTCCACTTTCATCCTGCTGGGCATTCCTGGTCTGGAGATGGCCCatgtctggatctccatccccttctgtaCCATGTACATCATAGCCATCTTGGAGAACTTCATCATCCTTTTCATTGTGAAGACGGAACCGAGCCTCCATGGgcccatgtactatttcctctgcatgctggccGGCAGTGACCTAGTCGTATCTATGTCCATTGTGCCCAAAATACTGAGCATCTTCTGGTTCAATTCTAGGGAGatcaatttcagtgcctgcctcactcagATGTACTTTATTCACTGCTTCTCTGCATTAGAGTCTGGGATCTTGGTGGCCATGGCTTTGGATCGCTATGTGGCCATCTGCGACCCCCTGAGACATTCCACCATCCTGAGAAACCCCGTGGTGGTCAAGATTGGCCTGGCCATGGTGCTGCGTAGCACCATGGTCATATTGCCGTTTCCCTTGCTGGCGAGGTGGtggccatattgcagaaccaacatcatTCCTGAGCCATTTTGTGCACACATAGCTGTGGTGAAGCTGGCCTGCGCCAATACTCGTGTCAGTAGTTACTATGACCTCTTTGTGCTATTTTCTGTGACTGGTCCGGATGTGTTTTTTATCACCGTGTCCTATATCCAGATCCTCAGGGTCATCTTCTGCCTCCACACAAAGAACACCCGGCTCAAAACTTTGgggacctgcagctcccacctctgtGTCATCTTAGTCTTTTACATCCCAcgtctctcctcctctgtcatgtACCAGTTTGGGCAGAATGTAGCCATACATTTCCATGTTCTCTTTGCCAACATGTTCCTCTTGCTGCCCCCCATGCTGAACCCCATCATCTATGGAGTGATGACCAGGGAGATCAGGGACAGGCTGCTCCTGCTCTTTACTAATAAAGGGACCTAA